From the Bacteroidia bacterium genome, one window contains:
- the rsmD gene encoding 16S rRNA (guanine(966)-N(2))-methyltransferase RsmD, with translation MRIIAGELGGRRLRVPAKATFRPTTDRVREALFSMLESRQDWSMLRVCDLFAGSGSLGIEALSRGVLHTVFVERDRRNTDLLRENLQMLGLEKCTEVVCAPAESWLSRAVARFDLVFADPPYDYNKYFALLSGISQLLSGPAALAVIEHRSDVVLPGVSGLTMDTARNYGSTTLTFLRADAGEME, from the coding sequence ATGAGAATTATCGCCGGCGAGCTGGGCGGGCGCCGGCTTCGCGTACCGGCCAAGGCCACGTTTCGCCCGACGACGGACAGAGTGCGCGAAGCGTTGTTTTCCATGCTGGAAAGCAGACAGGACTGGAGTATGCTACGTGTGTGCGATCTGTTCGCGGGCTCGGGCAGTCTCGGCATCGAAGCGCTGAGCCGCGGGGTGTTACATACCGTGTTTGTTGAACGCGACCGACGCAATACGGATCTCCTGCGGGAAAACCTACAGATGCTGGGTCTCGAGAAATGTACCGAGGTCGTCTGTGCTCCGGCAGAGTCCTGGCTTTCCCGTGCCGTTGCGCGCTTTGATCTTGTGTTCGCCGATCCGCCGTATGATTACAACAAGTATTTTGCCCTCCTTTCGGGCATCTCGCAGCTTCTCTCCGGACCGGCTGCGTTGGCGGTCATCGAACACCGGAGTGATGTTGTGCTGCCGGGAGTTTCCGGACTCACCATGGATACGGCGCGCAATTACGGAAGCACCACCCTCACGTTTCTACGCGCAGATGCAGGAGAAATGGAATGA
- the lon gene encoding endopeptidase La, with product MSDHEHAVALESTDIAAASKETMPVLPLRNMVFFPGMIMPLFVGRPGSVRLVEDAHRTQQSVLVLTQKDSNIDAPHAGDLYTVGTVVRIMKIYTMPDGSKSVVVQGLRRAGVLGISAEDPYLHADVESWSDTAVSSGGDMELEALLGNLRTQLRRMQELTPEANPEQLNLIMNTQELPAFAFLVAALLNVPVPEKQEFLETRDTRDMLNKLVVSLTGLIQRQELSRKIQSDVQDSINKSQREYFLREQLRAIKKELGEENEQLEIDEMRSKLSEMTLPDDVRKTIEKELNRLSVMSPASAEYSVTRNYIDWLLEMPWGASTEDNLDIAAVREKLEEDHYGLESVKKRILEYLAVRKLKNDMRGPILCFVGPPGVGKTSLGRSIADAMGRKYVRFSLGGVRDEAEIRGHRRTYVGALPGRIIQNIRRAGTNNPVLVLDEIDKVGMDFRGDPTSALLEVLDPEQNVNFSDHYLEVAFDLSRVLFIATANTMDTIQPALRDRMEIIEIPSYILEEKLHIARRHLLPKQLREHGLTEEQLELNDELIRDVIDVYTREAGVRNLERKLADLCRGAARQIAESGVAKVVIGKEQLGEYITSRKFHPEAAERICRPGIATGLAWTPVGGDILFIEAQRMKGKGQLIITGQVRDVMKESVQAALSFIAANAEELGVDANFRQHMDIHVHVPAGAIPKDGPSAGVTMLAALTSMLTDRVVRNDLAMTGEITLRGAVLPVGGIKEKVLAAHRAGITQVLLPSKNEDALKEIPESVRTAMTFHLVDEMRQVVDIALQTGAKPRRRKKTVEILAKNS from the coding sequence ATGTCTGATCACGAACACGCGGTAGCACTCGAAAGCACTGACATCGCCGCGGCAAGTAAGGAAACGATGCCGGTTCTGCCATTACGGAATATGGTGTTTTTTCCGGGAATGATCATGCCGCTGTTTGTCGGTCGGCCGGGTTCCGTACGACTCGTGGAGGATGCGCATCGCACGCAGCAGTCCGTGTTGGTGCTCACGCAGAAGGACTCGAACATCGATGCGCCTCACGCCGGAGATTTGTACACCGTCGGAACCGTGGTCAGGATCATGAAGATCTATACTATGCCGGACGGATCGAAAAGTGTTGTCGTGCAGGGTCTCCGCAGGGCCGGCGTGCTTGGCATTTCGGCGGAAGATCCCTATCTCCACGCGGACGTGGAATCCTGGAGCGACACGGCGGTGTCATCGGGCGGCGACATGGAACTCGAAGCATTGCTCGGCAATCTCCGCACTCAGTTACGCCGTATGCAGGAATTGACGCCCGAGGCGAATCCCGAGCAGCTCAATCTCATCATGAATACACAGGAGTTGCCCGCCTTTGCGTTTCTGGTGGCCGCGCTGCTGAATGTGCCTGTTCCGGAAAAGCAGGAATTTCTGGAAACCCGCGATACGAGGGACATGCTGAACAAGCTCGTCGTTTCTCTCACGGGCCTGATTCAGCGGCAGGAGCTGAGTCGCAAAATTCAATCCGACGTGCAGGATTCGATTAACAAAAGTCAGCGGGAATATTTTCTGCGGGAGCAGCTACGGGCCATCAAAAAAGAATTGGGGGAAGAGAACGAACAGCTGGAAATTGATGAAATGCGGAGCAAGCTCTCTGAAATGACGTTGCCCGACGATGTGCGCAAAACCATCGAAAAAGAGCTCAACCGTCTGTCCGTGATGAGTCCAGCTTCGGCCGAGTACAGCGTCACGCGCAATTACATCGACTGGCTGCTGGAGATGCCCTGGGGCGCCTCTACCGAAGACAACCTGGACATCGCCGCGGTTCGGGAAAAACTCGAGGAGGATCACTACGGCCTTGAATCGGTAAAAAAACGCATACTTGAATATCTCGCGGTGCGCAAGCTGAAAAACGACATGCGGGGACCGATACTCTGCTTCGTCGGTCCTCCCGGCGTCGGCAAGACTTCACTCGGCCGCTCGATCGCCGATGCGATGGGGCGCAAGTATGTGCGCTTTTCTCTCGGCGGCGTACGCGACGAAGCGGAAATCCGCGGCCATCGCCGCACGTATGTCGGTGCGCTTCCGGGACGCATCATTCAGAACATCCGACGGGCGGGCACGAACAATCCCGTGCTGGTTCTGGATGAAATTGACAAGGTGGGAATGGATTTCCGGGGCGATCCGACCTCGGCGCTGCTGGAGGTGCTCGATCCCGAACAAAACGTCAATTTCAGCGACCACTACCTCGAGGTGGCGTTCGATCTTTCGCGCGTGCTCTTCATCGCCACCGCAAACACCATGGACACGATTCAGCCCGCTCTTCGGGACAGAATGGAGATCATCGAGATTCCGAGTTACATACTCGAAGAGAAGCTGCACATCGCCCGTCGTCATCTCTTGCCCAAACAATTACGCGAGCACGGACTGACGGAAGAGCAGTTGGAGCTGAACGACGAGCTCATCCGCGACGTCATTGACGTGTACACACGTGAAGCAGGTGTGCGCAACCTCGAACGCAAACTCGCGGATCTCTGCCGCGGTGCCGCGCGTCAAATCGCCGAAAGCGGCGTTGCAAAGGTCGTTATCGGCAAGGAACAGCTGGGTGAGTACATCACTTCCCGGAAATTTCATCCCGAGGCGGCTGAGCGCATCTGCCGGCCCGGCATAGCAACGGGGTTGGCATGGACGCCTGTCGGCGGTGACATTCTGTTCATCGAAGCCCAGCGCATGAAAGGCAAGGGCCAGCTCATCATCACCGGACAGGTGCGCGACGTGATGAAGGAAAGCGTGCAGGCCGCCTTGAGCTTCATCGCCGCGAACGCGGAGGAATTGGGAGTGGATGCCAATTTCCGGCAACACATGGACATACACGTGCACGTACCAGCCGGAGCGATTCCGAAAGACGGCCCCAGCGCGGGTGTGACCATGCTCGCCGCCTTGACCTCCATGCTCACCGACCGTGTCGTGCGCAACGATCTGGCCATGACCGGCGAAATCACGCTTCGCGGCGCGGTGCTCCCCGTCGGTGGCATCAAGGAAAAAGTGTTGGCCGCGCATCGGGCCGGGATAACACAGGTACTGCTGCCATCGAAGAATGAGGACGCGCTGAAGGAAATTCCGGAATCCGTACGTACCGCGATGACCTTCCATCTCGTGGACGAGATGCGTCAGGTCGTGGACATCGCCCTTCAAACCGGAGCGAAACCGCGCAGACGAAAAAAAACGGTTGAAATTCTTGCGAAAAATTCGTAA
- the hrcA gene encoding heat-inducible transcriptional repressor HrcA: MTNESEHTEAFPTLSDRERQVLLYVIEQHVSTAQPVGSRSLSKLTDLQLSPASIRNVMADLEEIGLIGHPHTSAGRVPTDQGYRYYVDAMMREWVLSSEDRSFIDSQLNEASASAIGDLIRASSHILSRISRQLAVVAAPSLASGVLQRLELIPVASDKVMVILSIRSGIVKTIIMNVHTEVPRDQLDSIGTLLNERLSGLTLREIRETFTDRMRDSDQHDRDIIRLFIDSSDKLFSERIDSSSLCIEGMQGITRQPEFEDAERMRNIIELVENQEIIVHVLEDISTGQSLTIRIGKELRHEKMADYSIISSPYRLGQLMGAVSIVGPKRMDYPRMAAIVDYLARVIST, from the coding sequence ATGACCAACGAAAGCGAACATACCGAGGCCTTTCCTACCCTGAGCGATCGGGAACGTCAGGTACTGCTGTATGTGATAGAACAGCACGTGTCCACAGCTCAACCTGTGGGATCGCGATCGCTTTCCAAGCTCACCGATTTGCAGCTCAGCCCGGCCTCCATTCGCAATGTGATGGCGGATCTGGAGGAAATCGGTCTTATCGGACACCCGCACACCTCAGCGGGCCGAGTGCCGACCGACCAGGGCTATCGCTATTATGTGGACGCGATGATGCGGGAGTGGGTCCTCTCCTCCGAAGATCGCAGCTTTATCGACAGCCAGTTGAATGAGGCATCCGCTTCCGCGATAGGTGATTTGATCCGCGCGAGTTCGCACATCCTCAGCCGTATATCGAGACAGCTGGCTGTCGTCGCCGCCCCGTCGCTGGCCAGCGGTGTGCTGCAGCGGCTCGAGCTGATTCCTGTCGCAAGCGACAAGGTGATGGTTATCCTCTCCATACGCAGCGGCATTGTGAAGACGATCATCATGAACGTGCACACCGAAGTGCCACGCGATCAGCTCGACAGCATCGGAACGCTGTTGAACGAACGTTTGAGCGGACTGACTCTGCGCGAAATTCGCGAGACCTTTACCGATCGTATGCGGGATTCCGATCAGCACGACCGCGACATCATCCGCCTGTTCATCGATTCGTCGGATAAGCTGTTTTCGGAGCGCATCGACTCGTCTTCTCTCTGCATCGAAGGGATGCAGGGCATTACGCGGCAGCCGGAATTCGAGGATGCCGAACGTATGCGCAACATCATCGAACTCGTTGAAAATCAGGAGATCATCGTCCACGTGCTGGAGGATATCAGCACGGGTCAATCCCTGACGATTCGTATCGGCAAGGAACTTCGACATGAGAAAATGGCGGATTACAGCATCATCAGCAGCCCGTACCGCCTCGGGCAACTCATGGGAGCGGTAAGCATTGTCGGGCCCAAGCGCATGGACTACCCACGTATGGCCGCCATTGTCGATTATCTTGCCAGGGTGATTTCTACCTGA
- the dnaJ gene encoding molecular chaperone DnaJ: protein MKRDYYEVLGVEKNAGADEIKSAYRKLAMQYHPDRNPGDKQAEENFKEAAEAYEVLSNTDKRQKYDRFGHDGLRAGSAGPGFTDINDIFSHFGDIFGGGFGGGIFEEVFGGGRSRSRPRQGQPGSDLKVQLHLTLEEIATGVEKTLKVKRQVPCESCNGSGAKSGSSLETCSVCKGSGELRQVSRSLFGQFINVVACTNCGGEGRVIKEPCLGCHGDGRVQGERTIKVKVPAGVSEGNYIPLHGQGDAGRKGGPAGDLIVYIREKDHEHFDRHEDDVIYNLVISYPEAVLGTDTEVPTLTGKARLKIEAGTASGTLLRMRDKGIPHLNSSGRGDQLVRVHVFVPKKLSPQEKELLQQMGELNGFSPEGKDEKKSFFGKLFDSFS from the coding sequence ATGAAGCGCGATTATTACGAAGTACTCGGGGTGGAGAAAAACGCGGGCGCGGATGAAATAAAATCAGCGTACCGCAAGCTGGCGATGCAGTACCATCCCGACCGCAATCCCGGGGACAAACAGGCCGAAGAGAACTTCAAGGAAGCTGCCGAGGCCTACGAGGTGCTCAGCAATACGGACAAGCGGCAGAAATACGACCGCTTCGGCCATGACGGGCTGCGTGCCGGAAGCGCCGGACCGGGATTCACGGATATCAACGATATCTTCAGTCATTTCGGGGACATATTCGGCGGCGGTTTTGGCGGCGGCATTTTCGAGGAAGTGTTCGGCGGCGGCCGCTCGCGCTCGCGTCCGCGGCAGGGGCAGCCGGGTTCGGATCTCAAAGTGCAGTTGCATCTGACGCTGGAAGAGATCGCCACCGGGGTGGAGAAAACACTGAAGGTGAAGCGCCAGGTGCCATGTGAAAGCTGCAACGGCAGCGGTGCGAAATCCGGGTCCTCTCTGGAGACCTGCTCCGTCTGCAAAGGCAGCGGTGAGCTTCGTCAGGTGTCGCGCTCGCTTTTCGGGCAGTTCATCAACGTCGTTGCCTGCACCAACTGCGGCGGCGAGGGACGCGTCATCAAGGAACCTTGCCTCGGCTGCCACGGCGACGGTCGCGTGCAGGGTGAACGCACCATCAAAGTGAAGGTGCCGGCCGGTGTCAGCGAGGGCAACTACATCCCGCTGCACGGACAGGGCGACGCCGGCCGTAAGGGCGGCCCCGCAGGAGATCTGATCGTCTACATTCGCGAGAAGGACCATGAACATTTCGACCGGCATGAAGACGATGTGATCTACAACCTCGTGATCAGCTATCCGGAGGCGGTGCTCGGCACGGATACGGAGGTCCCGACGCTGACCGGCAAAGCCCGGCTGAAAATCGAAGCGGGGACGGCTTCGGGGACATTGTTGCGCATGAGGGACAAAGGTATTCCGCATCTCAACAGCAGCGGACGCGGGGATCAACTTGTGCGCGTGCATGTATTTGTACCGAAGAAGCTGTCGCCGCAGGAAAAGGAATTACTGCAACAGATGGGTGAACTCAACGGGTTTTCGCCCGAAGGAAAAGATGAAAAGAAGAGCTTCTTCGGAAAACTCTTCGATTCATTCTCCTGA
- a CDS encoding glycosyltransferase family 9 protein codes for MDVLIIQTAFAGDLVLTTPLMQACADTLPDAVIDVLCIPSTAGLLKNHPMLREVIAYDKRGGERMASVMRMLSRRSYDICLTPHRSMRSAILARSSRARVRVSFDRSAGGPLHTHRVVYDRKAHEVRRNLSLLTALGISPHPDTPPRLYPSEDDAMQVREIIGRLGGRPVVCLAPGSVWPTKRWTEHGFADLASALLSTHSVVLLGGADDRVLCSRIVARVEDARCISLAGELSYLASAALLREADALVSNDSAPVHIASAVSTPVVEIFGATSPAFGFTPFAVPHRIVELEGLPCKPCGIHGSIRCPEGHFSCMKDLSVEKVYGALMELLRSTRER; via the coding sequence ATGGATGTGTTAATCATTCAGACCGCGTTCGCCGGCGACCTCGTGTTGACCACCCCATTAATGCAGGCCTGCGCCGACACACTGCCGGATGCCGTGATCGATGTGCTGTGCATCCCGTCTACCGCAGGGCTGTTGAAGAATCACCCTATGCTTCGCGAGGTCATTGCCTACGATAAACGTGGAGGCGAACGCATGGCTTCCGTGATGCGCATGCTGTCGCGGCGTTCCTACGACATCTGTCTCACACCGCACAGATCCATGCGCAGCGCCATACTTGCACGCTCCTCCCGCGCCCGGGTGCGCGTGAGTTTTGACAGGTCGGCGGGCGGCCCCCTGCATACCCATCGCGTGGTGTACGACAGAAAAGCGCATGAAGTCCGAAGGAATCTCTCCCTGCTTACCGCGCTCGGTATCTCCCCGCATCCGGACACCCCGCCAAGACTCTATCCATCCGAAGATGACGCGATGCAGGTGCGCGAGATCATCGGTCGTCTCGGTGGGCGACCTGTTGTCTGTCTCGCTCCTGGCTCGGTGTGGCCCACGAAGCGCTGGACCGAACATGGGTTCGCCGATCTCGCCTCGGCGTTGCTCTCCACACATTCGGTCGTCCTCCTCGGCGGTGCCGATGATCGCGTCCTCTGTAGCCGTATTGTCGCCCGCGTGGAAGACGCACGCTGCATTTCGCTGGCTGGTGAACTGTCGTATCTGGCCTCCGCCGCCTTGCTCCGCGAGGCGGATGCGCTTGTCAGCAACGACAGCGCTCCCGTGCACATCGCTTCAGCGGTATCCACTCCCGTCGTGGAAATATTCGGTGCCACCTCTCCCGCGTTCGGTTTCACGCCGTTTGCGGTACCTCACCGCATCGTCGAGCTGGAGGGACTTCCCTGCAAGCCCTGCGGCATTCATGGAAGCATCCGCTGCCCCGAAGGGCACTTCTCCTGCATGAAAGATCTTTCCGTCGAGAAGGTTTACGGAGCGCTGATGGAGTTGCTCCGGTCCACCCGCGAGCGGTAG
- a CDS encoding nucleotide exchange factor GrpE yields MSEEDITEVNGSAGQNENTETDATERATPDAGQSNTPAADDAAALRAERDALRDQLLRRVAEFENFKRRTREEKDVLIKYGNEGLLLGLLPVLDDFERSLDAGKTHPDFTSFFAGVEIIYGKLLRTLEQRGLTAMDAKGKPFDVDFHDALLQVPTSDAEPGTVLDVAEKGYLLHDKVIRHAKVTVAIEPPDTGAGEQA; encoded by the coding sequence ATGTCTGAAGAGGACATCACGGAAGTGAACGGCTCAGCCGGACAGAATGAAAATACAGAGACCGATGCCACGGAACGCGCAACGCCGGATGCCGGGCAGAGCAACACACCCGCTGCCGACGATGCCGCCGCTCTTCGCGCAGAACGGGACGCCTTACGGGATCAGCTTCTCCGCCGGGTTGCCGAGTTCGAGAACTTCAAGCGGCGCACGCGGGAAGAAAAGGATGTGCTCATCAAATACGGCAACGAAGGATTGCTCCTGGGATTGCTCCCCGTACTGGACGATTTCGAGCGCTCGCTGGATGCCGGAAAAACACATCCGGACTTCACGAGCTTTTTCGCCGGCGTCGAGATAATTTACGGCAAACTCCTTCGTACGCTCGAACAACGCGGACTCACCGCCATGGATGCGAAGGGCAAGCCGTTCGACGTGGATTTTCACGACGCCTTGCTGCAGGTTCCCACCTCGGATGCAGAACCCGGAACCGTGCTCGACGTCGCCGAGAAGGGATATTTGCTGCATGACAAGGTGATACGCCACGCCAAAGTCACCGTCGCTATTGAGCCGCCGGACACTGGCGCAGGGGAGCAGGCATGA
- the coaD gene encoding pantetheine-phosphate adenylyltransferase, translating to MKIAVYPGSFDPITFGHFDVIERALGLFDRVIITVAVNSSKAPLFTTDERVAMIREAAAHLDGVEVDVFTGLIVDYARAKGAVALVRGLRAVSDFEYEFQMALMNRKLASDLATVFLMPHEKFTYLNSSIVRELARHHTDVSEFVPAVVVRELKRKFG from the coding sequence ATGAAAATCGCTGTCTATCCGGGGTCTTTCGATCCCATCACCTTCGGACATTTCGACGTCATCGAGCGGGCGCTGGGCTTGTTCGACCGCGTCATCATCACCGTAGCGGTTAATTCGTCCAAAGCCCCTTTGTTCACCACCGATGAGCGCGTCGCAATGATTCGCGAAGCCGCCGCACATCTCGACGGAGTGGAGGTGGACGTTTTTACCGGTCTCATCGTGGACTATGCGCGCGCTAAGGGTGCCGTTGCACTTGTGCGCGGCTTGCGTGCCGTCTCCGATTTCGAGTATGAGTTCCAGATGGCGTTGATGAACCGCAAGCTTGCGAGCGATCTGGCGACAGTATTTCTCATGCCGCATGAAAAATTCACCTACCTGAATTCCTCGATCGTTCGGGAACTCGCCAGGCACCATACCGATGTTTCAGAATTTGTGCCGGCGGTGGTCGTGCGCGAACTGAAAAGAAAATTCGGTTAA
- a CDS encoding zinc ribbon domain-containing protein, translating to MPTYDYACKACDHRFEAFQSMRDDALVTCPSCGVDALQRLIGAGAGLVFKGSGFYLTDYKKTGSSTASSTSTASDSASASTAPPAASSTTSPTPTAKAAE from the coding sequence ATGCCAACGTATGATTACGCCTGCAAAGCTTGCGATCATCGTTTTGAAGCTTTTCAATCCATGCGCGACGACGCGCTCGTGACCTGCCCTTCCTGCGGTGTGGACGCTCTGCAGCGGCTCATCGGTGCGGGTGCCGGACTGGTCTTCAAAGGCAGCGGTTTCTATCTCACTGATTACAAAAAAACCGGATCGAGCACAGCGTCCTCAACCTCCACCGCTTCGGACAGCGCCTCCGCGAGTACCGCGCCACCCGCCGCGTCAAGCACGACCTCTCCGACACCCACCGCCAAGGCTGCGGAGTAG
- a CDS encoding NUDIX pyrophosphatase, producing the protein MPQHQSRFVQIHIYRRVDDVPEYLLLQRAQDEDLYPGLWQMVTGGIEPGEHAVQAARRELQEETGIAGCEIFLVPYVATFYLASDDSINSVPVFAAEARPEQSITLSREHQRMGWYSFDTAMELLVFPGHKEGLRILHHGLTANDSAHFLPSIDRPAT; encoded by the coding sequence ATGCCTCAACATCAAAGTCGCTTCGTACAGATTCACATCTACCGCCGTGTTGACGATGTACCAGAGTACCTTCTGCTTCAGCGTGCGCAGGACGAAGATCTCTATCCGGGTTTATGGCAGATGGTAACAGGAGGAATAGAACCGGGGGAGCACGCCGTACAGGCCGCTCGTCGTGAATTGCAGGAAGAAACAGGGATAGCGGGATGTGAGATTTTTCTTGTACCATACGTCGCCACCTTTTACCTTGCGTCAGACGATTCCATCAACTCGGTGCCGGTGTTTGCCGCCGAAGCGCGGCCGGAGCAGAGTATCACACTCTCTCGGGAACATCAGCGTATGGGATGGTACTCTTTCGACACCGCGATGGAGTTGCTCGTGTTTCCCGGACACAAAGAGGGTCTGCGTATTCTGCATCATGGGCTCACCGCCAATGACAGCGCGCACTTCCTCCCTTCGATAGACCGACCAGCAACATGA
- a CDS encoding ComEA family DNA-binding protein, which translates to MWKSLISLAHRAGFTRNEAAVALFLGAAILFGIALSAFRQPPQPGPDYRAEFAKHDSLFAQRASLPEMAATDSTRTPHRTSTTVANSGTKRTGGTVNINTAGAAELQSLPGVGEATATKIVTWRTAHGRFSRPEDIMNVPSIGEKKFEKMRHLITVE; encoded by the coding sequence ATGTGGAAATCCCTGATATCTCTCGCACACCGCGCCGGTTTCACACGAAACGAAGCGGCAGTCGCCCTGTTTCTCGGCGCCGCGATACTGTTCGGCATTGCCCTGTCCGCGTTCCGGCAGCCGCCGCAGCCCGGTCCTGATTATCGGGCTGAATTCGCGAAGCATGACTCGTTGTTTGCGCAGCGTGCCTCGTTACCGGAAATGGCCGCCACGGACAGCACAAGAACGCCGCATCGCACAAGCACCACAGTGGCGAACAGCGGCACGAAGCGCACTGGCGGCACTGTGAACATCAACACAGCCGGAGCGGCCGAGCTTCAGTCCCTCCCCGGGGTCGGAGAAGCCACCGCGACGAAAATTGTCACCTGGCGCACAGCGCATGGACGATTCAGCCGACCCGAAGACATCATGAACGTGCCCTCGATCGGTGAAAAGAAGTTCGAAAAAATGCGACATCTGATTACTGTAGAATAA